CTTCGTATCCTGGATCAACTCAACCCAACCGTGCCTAGTCAGATGATTTAAATGCTTCCGCGTATTCAGCATGCTTTGAGTTGTTTGCGTACACACCTCTTTAATCGTTGTTGGCTTGTTGTTTAAGTGCGACTCTAAAATTCGCAGCAACAAATCATATGTAACCAATGAGTGGCCGTTGTACAAAGATTTGTCTAAATATTTCTTTGCTTGGATAATTTTTTTTAAATTTTGTACGTATTCCATTCTTTTCATACACCTATGTATAAACGCCGTTTATAAAAAAATCTAGAAAAGAAATAGATAAAAAATAGAGCAATTAAATATGCATAGTTACGCTGTCTATTTCCCAATTACTTGCTGGGTATGTAAGTAGATTAGTAATTAGTAGGCTCATGAATTGAGCTTGAGACAAAAAACATTACAAATTTTATAACTACTGTTTATTTGTACAGTAATAGTTAGCTAGATCTTGATTAACCCAATAAGAATAAGAGCGTCCTGTAACTAGACGCTGAATAAATTTGTTCTATATTGAACGGACAATTAAGTATTCCTTATCTATCGACAGCCTAGTGGAATTCAATTGGCCACGTTTTCAATACTACCCAAAGGTTGTTTTGATATTTCTTGACCCAAGCTAATTGGACTGAAGGTATCTACCTAATGTAAATACCGAGTTAGGGCCTAAACGTGGCTTAGAAGGCTTCACAGTTTTATTGCTCTTTTTTGCTTCAGCAGAAGTTTGGGTATGCGTTAGTGATGCCATTTTCATGATGGCCATTCCTTTAGTGGCGGCCTCAATTTCTATAGATAGCCTGCCTAATTCACTAGCTAGATTGACCTTTTTCATTTGCTCACTCATGTAAAAATCTAAATCATTCCACAAGTGCGTACATAGGTCATCGCGCATGATTGATTGATCATTAACAAGACACACTACATCAAACAAAGAGATGTCTTGTGGCTTTTTTAATAATGAGTAACCTCCTCCAGGGCCGCGAAAACTGCGAATGTATCCAGCTGACTTCAAGATCCCAAATATGATTTCCAAATAAGAATGGGAAAGTTTATGCCTACGACACAGCAATGGAATAGAAATAGCCTTGCCTTTTGCTGTATGAGCGGCAACATCCAAAAGCACTTGAAAAGTAATTTTGCTTTTACTAGAGATTCTCATGACAACAATATACAAGAAGGTTGCTGCCAATCGATAAACGTAATTTTAGCTTTCTAAATTGCAAGGCAAATTATTGGTCCAACTTACTACTGGCCAATTAATAAAAAATCATTCATACGCCCATGAATGAGATCAACTCATTGGGTATAGAAAAAACAGCTCAAAATGGCCTAACAATCCCAGAAAAATCTTGATACCAAGGCTGCGATGCCCAAAAATGATGCACCTTAAGCAATAAAAAATGCTGTCATGCAGCATACTTAAAAAAATGATAGTCTATCTAAGTATTAACCCTAATACAATTGGATAAGGAGCCTTACATGACACAATTATTGAGCCCCCTTCATCAAGCTTTGGGTAACCAACCTAAAAGCAGTGATTTGGAGCAATTTATCAAAACCGAAAGTCTCATTAGTAGCATCAAACGAGCCTTCAATGACTTGATAGAGGCCTGGTTCGAGGCCAAATCTAATCTGGCAAAGCATTACAACAAGCGTGGTCATTTTGAGTAATGCCATGCTAACTACTGAATTTCTCTCGCGAGATCAGCATGCTAAATATGGAACTTGGTTAAAAGCCCAAGATCCTCAAACCCTACACAACTACTTTGGCTACGCGATGGGCAAAAAGTCAATTGACGCCCTAGTGAAACAGTTTGCGAGCAATCCCAAGAATAATCAGTTTTTGGTTGCCAAAATTGATGGCAAATGGGCGGGCACCATTCATATCGCCATAAGCGGCACCGAAGTGGAGTTTGGTGTCATTGTGAGCCCTAAGTATCGCAAGCAAGGCATTGCTGACACCATGATGGATGAAGCGATTACTTGGGCTCGCAATCGCCACTACCACCATCTCTTTATGCATTGCATCAGCTGGAACCGCCCAATAAAACGCCTTTGTGAAAAGCACGGTTTAGTGCCGCGCAACATGATGGGGGATTCAGAGGCGAACCTGCAGTTAGAGCCACCCAATTGGGGCACCTACTTTAAAGAGCAAATGAGCGTTGCTAAGCGTAATTGGCTGTTATTGCTTCCACTTACAAAGCAGAACTGTCTATTGGGAAAGTAAATGATGGATTACTCTAACGCTCAATTAACGATGACAGTGCTCATGACTCTTGATAGGGCCAACTTTACTGGCAACGTCCATGGTGGTGACTTGCTGAAGTTCTCGATCAAGTAGCCTACGCTTGTGCCAGTCGTTACGCTGGCAAACAAGTGGTGACTCTGAGAGTAGATCAAGTAACTTTTAGACAGCCCATTCATGTGGGTGAGTGAGCTAGTCAATTGCTTTGCCTTTGTCAATTGCACCGGAAATACCTCGATGAAAATTGGTATTAAAGTAATTGCAGAGAACATTCAGTCGCAGATTAAACGCCATGTAAATAGTTGCTTCTTTACGATGGTAGCTATCGGTCAAGATGGCAGGCCTTCATCTGTGCCCACACTTACACCCACTGCACCTGATGAATTACGCCGCTACAGAGGAGCAAGGCTACGCCGAGAAATGCGTCGTCAATACGAGGATGAGGCTTTAAGCATCAGGGGCTCAAAAGCTATGCAACCCACAGAAAGCTTATAGTAATTAATCTTGTTTCAATCATTTTCATCAACGTCCCGCAACTAGACGCTGAGTAAATTGCTCCATTTGGAACAGACAATAATCGATCCTCTATCTATCAAGGCTTGATGAAATGCTGCTGAGCGCCTAGCAATTAGATGCTTAGGCCATCTTTAGCGTTACTCCTGAAGGTTGATCTACATTTCTTGCGGAATCTAATAATTTTATATACAATACTATCAATCGTATTATAAAGGAGATTATTATGGGCACTGTCGTAGCCAATGACTTAAAGACCAAAGGCATTAAAGCCATTGAAGACGCTTTGCTGGGCCAGCTAGAAGCGCCCGTAACTGTGCGCGGACAAGTCAAGTATGTAGTGATGAACCAGCAGCAGTATCAATATCTACGTGAATGTGAGCTTGAAGCTGCACTAGCTGAATCTAAAGCAGATTTAGCTAATGGCAAGTTTGTTAAAGAAACTGTTGCCCAGCACATCAAGCGTTTAAAGCAAATCAATAAAGCTGCGTAATGAGCTGGCAGTTAATCTTTACTGAGCAATACAACAGGCGTGCCGCAAAGTTTTTAAAGCGACATCCTGATGCCGAGTCTCAATATACCAAGGCTCTAGAATTACTAGAACTCAATCCGCACCATCCCTCGCTTCGCCTCCATGGCTTATCAGGAAAACTAGATGGATTACAAAGCATTTCCATCAACTTGAAATATCGCATCGTCATTGAAATGATCATTACTGAAACTGAAATTGTGTTGATTAATGTTGGCGACCATGATGCAGTCTATTAATCTGAGCGTCCCATAACTAGACGCTGAATAAGTTTGTTCTATTTGGAACAGACAAAAACAAATCCTCTATCTATCCGACTCCGTAGAATCAAGGCATGAGAACGGAAGATATTGGAATGATTTGCCCAGCTTGCGGAAAGGCTAATGACTGCCAAATAGCTGGTAACAAGAAATGTTGGTGTTTTGATATGACAGTTGATAACGCCAGGCTAGATGACGCATTGAAAGATAAATCTAAAGATCAGTGCTTGTGTAGGGATTGCTTAAAGAAGTTAAGTGTCTAGTTATGGGTCACTTACGCGGGCGCCCCATCAATCAAAGGTTCCTTCAATATGACGAAGCGCCACCCTTACAGACTCAGAAAGCGGAACCCCAAAACTTGTGCAGAATTGCTTTAGCTCTTCATCCTTTTCATCAAAGATGGCATTCTCATAACTCCTATGCAGCCTTATAAAAACCTGAGCTGGTCTATAGTTGCGATCATCCTCATCTATGCCTAGCAATAAATTTCCAGCAAGATGATGCGAAGATTTATCACCCATCTGAATGCCTTGATAAATTAATGGATATTTTGCTTTCAAGCCGATAAGCCATGTTTCTAAGACTATAAAATTTCTTGTGGGGGACATTGTCCACCAATCCAACATTCTGTGAGACTGTCTGGCATTCAAACTCAATAATGTTGAGACGGCTATTAGCCAAGGGGAATTATTTAAATATCTTGCCCGCTTTGCCTCATCCATATCTTGAGAAAATTTTCTAAGGAGTCTTTCCATTGGAGAGAAACTTGTTCCACCATTTGTAATGGGGATGGTAATTGGGTAGTCAATAAATTTATCAAGGTACATTGCACCATCCGTTCCTGCTCCATAAAAAGCCTCGACAGTTTGTTTAATCTGGGACCTATTCCATAGCAAAAGAAAAACTACGCCATCTATATTGAATAAATGTTTAAGCCTTTCCAATAAACGAATAGCATAAGAAGGGGAGCATCTATCTAGCTCATCAACAATAACAACTATTTTTCCGCCCTTAGCATCTTTAATGTGCTTCGAAATTTGCTCTTTTAGATGCTCGAGAGTCCTCTTTCTTTCGGCCAAGTCCTCTAGCTTCAACCGAACAATTTCTTCACTTTCATCTCTTAGAATATCTGCCGCAGTATCAAGAACATCTTTATCAAGTCCAATAATATTTCCTGCAGTTTTAGCGGCTGCTTTTACTAGGCCGGGAATTGCCTTTGCAACTAAAGGGGCAACTGAATCAAAAAGGCTCTTCTTCTTTTCCTCTTCAAGGTCTGCGCCTATCGAGGAAATCAAAGTTAATGCAGGATCATCGATCCAATCCGCTTCAAATGCATCAATCCAAATCGAACCAAACTCATCTTTTGAATCTATTAGTGTTTTAAGATTTTCACCAAACCAGGTCTTTCCAATACCCCACTCGCCATCAATTGCTACAACTCCCTTAGGCAGTTGCTGTAACAACTTGTAAACACCCTCTCCAAGCTTTTTTCTATCTAATGCATCGTCAGCAAATGCCTTGGAAGTTAAATTAGTCATGGCGATTCCTCATTGTTAAATTCACCAATTGATTAAGAGTTTGGATTGCTTTTTGAATGTAACAGATTGCTTAAGTAACGCGAACGCGAAACTGCAGATGCCATTCGTGAAATATTTGAAACCGCTGGGAGCCAATAGATTCGGTGCTTGTAGGGCGGTAGGTCACAACCAGCTAAGACCCAATGTGCAGAACTGTTTTAGTCCTCTATCCTAGCTTTTCAATCCTCTGCTCTACCGACTGAGCTACCAGGCCAAGAGATGAAATTATAAATGAAACTGTCTTCCAGCCCGAAAAAAGGGTCAATAGCCGATAAGCCTTGGGCAAACACTGAAAAACAGAGACAAAAGGCTCTTGTTTCCTGCCCTAAGCGCCGATAGCTGTAGCCTTTACTCTAGCAACATGAAGTTTCTTATAGCTATCAATCAGGCGATGATGTCTGTCTAACCATATTCATCCAACTCATTATTCTCTAGCTTCTCAAGTAGCTTGCTTAAGCCCACCTCATCTAATTGATGCAGATTCAAAATGTCGGCACGAAACAGTAGCGCCTTGTTCGTGTTATCCCAAACCAAATCTTCAATTGGATAAATCTCAGAATATCCTGGAACTAGGATTCGGCATGCAATCGCGCCCAACTGATCATAGACCGCAACATAAGCCTCTTTACCTAAGGATTCAAGAATGCCAAATAAGGTTGCAGCTTCTTGGGTATTTGAGTTTTCGCCTTTACCAGAAAAATCCCATTCAACAAAATCGTAATCTGATTTTGCACTGAAGAAACGCCACGAAACAATCCCGCTCGAATCAATAAAGTGCTCAACAAAGTTATTTGGCTCAGTGACTGCTTCACTTGCAAAAGTGGGTGGGGGTAAGTCGTTCAAACCCTCCAGGCTGCGACCCTGAAGCAACTCCGTCAAGCTCCGCTCCAGTGCCACCTCGAAACTTGGGTGCGCACCAAACGATGCAAATACTCCACCTGTTCGAGGATTCATCAAAGTAACGCACATGACCGGGTAGACGCCGCCTAATGATGCATCCTTCACCAGCACCGGAAAGCCCTGCTCTTCAAGGCCTTGAATGCCAGCCAGAATACTAGGATATTTTGCAAGCACTGCTTGCGGGACATCTGGTAAAGCAATTTCATCTTCAAGAATTTCACGCTTAACTGCGCGCTCAAAAATCTCTGAAAGGCACTGCACCTGGGCTTCAGCTAATGTATTGCCGGCACTCATGCCATTGCTAACGTATAAATTTTCAATCAGATTAGATGGAAAATAAACAGTCTTGCTATCGGACTGACGTGTATACGGCAGAGAACAAATTCCGCGCTCGATATTTCCAGAATTAGTATCGATTAAATGTGAGCCACGTAACTCACCGTCAGCATTAAAAATACTGAGGCAGTACTCATCCAGAATTTCTTTTGGTAGCGCATCTTTAGGGCCGGGCTTAAACCAGCGCTCATTCGGGTAATGAACAAATGTACTATTGGCAATCTCTTCGCCCCAGAATGCACCAGCATAGAAATGATTGTTGCTAAGTCGCTCAATATACTCACCCAAGGCTGAGGCGAGGGCGCTTTCCTTCGTAGAGCCTTTACCATTTGTAAAGCACATTGGTGAGTGCGCATCACGAATATGTAGGGACCATACATTTGGTATGAGATTGCGCCATGAGGCGATTTCAATCTTGATTCCCAGATTAGCTAATACAGCAGACATATTCGCAATGGTTTGCTCTAAGGGCAAATCCTTTCCCGGAATATAAGTACTTGCATCGGAAGCTGAGCCCAAATTTAGGAGGCTCTGCGCATCAGCGTCTAGGTTCTTGACCACCTCTATAACAAACTCTGGACCCGCTTGTACGACCTTCTTCACTGTGCAGCGCTCGATGGAACGCAAAATACCCTTACGATCGTTGGCGGAAATATCCTCTGGCAACTCAACCTGAATTTTAAATATCTGCTGGTAACGGTTTTCTGGGTCAACAATATTGTTTTGCGAAAGACGAATATTTTCGGTTGAAATATTGCGCGTATCACAATACAACTTCACAAAATAGGCCGCACATAAGGCCGATGAGGCCAAAAAGTAATCGAAAGGTCCAGGGGCTGAGCCATCACCCTTATATCGAATGGGCTGATCAGCAATCACCGTGAAGTCATCGAACTTGGCTTCAAGACGCAACTTATCGAGAAAGTTAACCTTTATTTCCATGGGAATAATTCCGAAATGATATGAGCGCTATTATCGGTCGCAACAGCGATACTATGTGCG
The window above is part of the beta proteobacterium CB genome. Proteins encoded here:
- a CDS encoding BadM/Rrf2 family transcriptional regulator; translated protein: MYIVVMRISSKSKITFQVLLDVAAHTAKGKAISIPLLCRRHKLSHSYLEIIFGILKSAGYIRSFRGPGGGYSLLKKPQDISLFDVVCLVNDQSIMRDDLCTHLWNDLDFYMSEQMKKVNLASELGRLSIEIEAATKGMAIMKMASLTHTQTSAEAKKSNKTVKPSKPRLGPNSVFTLGRYLQSN
- a CDS encoding GCN5-related N-acetyltransferase yields the protein MLTTEFLSRDQHAKYGTWLKAQDPQTLHNYFGYAMGKKSIDALVKQFASNPKNNQFLVAKIDGKWAGTIHIAISGTEVEFGVIVSPKYRKQGIADTMMDEAITWARNRHYHHLFMHCISWNRPIKRLCEKHGLVPRNMMGDSEANLQLEPPNWGTYFKEQMSVAKRNWLLLLPLTKQNCLLGK
- a CDS encoding Thioesterase superfamily protein, with the protein product MMDYSNAQLTMTVLMTLDRANFTGNVHGGDLLKFSIK
- a CDS encoding Putative P-loop ATPase, whose protein sequence is MTNLTSKAFADDALDRKKLGEGVYKLLQQLPKGVVAIDGEWGIGKTWFGENLKTLIDSKDEFGSIWIDAFEADWIDDPALTLISSIGADLEEEKKKSLFDSVAPLVAKAIPGLVKAAAKTAGNIIGLDKDVLDTAADILRDESEEIVRLKLEDLAERKRTLEHLKEQISKHIKDAKGGKIVVIVDELDRCSPSYAIRLLERLKHLFNIDGVVFLLLWNRSQIKQTVEAFYGAGTDGAMYLDKFIDYPITIPITNGGTSFSPMERLLRKFSQDMDEAKRARYLNNSPWLIAVSTLLSLNARQSHRMLDWWTMSPTRNFIVLETWLIGLKAKYPLIYQGIQMGDKSSHHLAGNLLLGIDEDDRNYRPAQVFIRLHRSYENAIFDEKDEELKQFCTSFGVPLSESVRVALRHIEGTFD